In Hypomesus transpacificus isolate Combined female chromosome 4, fHypTra1, whole genome shotgun sequence, the following are encoded in one genomic region:
- the LOC124466909 gene encoding IgGFc-binding protein-like, with amino-acid sequence MDGLLHSVVVLLLCGLCSATPAGKEFATVFLQNYMGDNQARFVIEVSALPSSHGSTVVKVTALGQVYQKSVDPGQGVAFQLPNGVEMKGSWNNLPTVLIEASQEVTVLSLNYKKDTADTSVVYPVQEWGTEYYIFTPKGTPLETFKEFSITNHKNQNSVEIYLKANVRFHRRLYQAGSKLTFNLEPFESIQIQSVDDLTGCRVVSKQPVAVSTGHTCTFKFTSCDHVYEQLLPVNSWGKEFIIAPLPYHEDPKRYDSVFIQASQATNIQVNNGGKAMTLPMLPGQKIELFSQWPNPIHLTADKGIQVLFEFNGGPDHTNPAYDPFLMTILPTSNFSTSYSLEGQADFTNMAVIIARSQDLGGLTLDQVPMASDISWKQVGESEYSWADISYGRGAGFHQIAHPNSPFGVYSIGVVAATGYGSSASASQPEKLECSQMTCQKDEECQMKDNNPICVKKPPVLPPGTCWAMGDPHYRSFDGHYYNFMGNCTYTMAKNCHVDEGHPAFEVEAKNAKKGNSIVTFVAKIIINVYGYTITVVRSEFGLVRMDYMLWNLPITLNNGKLKIYQSGLSVVLETDFGLTVQYDWQQHLVVTVPGSFAGRTCGLCGNFNGKNEDDLTLPDGSPANNPTALGKSWRVPGSADDAYCRDECVGQCDQCNNGFFEHMADKVFCGTLSLIMEGPFKDCKAVIEPKVYRENCMFDVCMGEGMKNFLCNTLQVYSDACQREGVKIHDWRRIAHCPDPTCPENSHYEQCGSPCAATCENQNGPSTCKGYCVETCACDDGFLRSGNKCVPKSQCGCQYKGHYVTAGASFWGDDRCLQRCTCSPSNNQVTCVSFSCGVNEQCAVKNGIRTCVPEGQGVCSISGDPHYRTFDNTTYDFQGTCTYTAAQGCHLEGTRLTPFTVAVENEKWYGMSSDPRVSVAKLVAVEVYGNTLILHRNQIGMIMVNGVMNTLPLNLNDGAIQAYQDGTYDVIITDFGLKVTYDLVYHITVTVPGNYRGKTCGLCGNFNNDNKDDFQLPDGKAAKNLLTFGAAWKVGVPGVVCEDGCSGDQCPKCDDKKKVVFEKDCSIITNSNGPFAACHARIDPASYFRDCVYDVCLSKGDRHVLCHSISAYTIDCQNLGVNIKEWRTTTFCPLNCPANSHYQVCSEICATPCPGLSDTITCPTTCAEGCACNPGHYFNGTGCVIPDQCSCYYKGLTYKIGESILSKDCQELCTCTADSGIQCQKQKCQSNERCQVRNAVRGCFPQQCVMETGGLFTIFGGTNGFVTASGAYEVVKACDGGLVAEWFRVVVKMEACGNTGVKRVVAVYVFFDDLMISVNNKHETWVNGRTGTLPGLYKNEISVKVLEKTLVIEKVSGLRVSYSLSEEISITVSKNMVNKVCGACGKLAAISNDNMQLSMQEYIASWIAPDFPTCGL; translated from the exons ATGGACGGGTTGCTTCATAGCGTCGTTGTTTTGCTGCTTTGTG GCCTCTGCTCTGCCACACCAGCAGGGAAAGAGTTTGCCACTGTCTTTTTGCAAAACTACATGGGGGATAACCAAGCACGCTTCGTGATCGAGGTCTCCGCTCTGCCTTCCTCCCACGGAAGCACCGTCGTCAAGGTAACGGCCCTGGGTCAGGTTTACCAGAAGAGCGTCGACCCAGGTCAGGGTGTGGCCTTCCAGCTTCCCAATGGTGTGGAGATGAAAGGCAGCTGGAATAACCTTCCCACCGTTCTGATCGAGGCAAGCCAAGAAGTCACTGTGCTGTCCCTCAACTACAAGAAGGACACGGCCGACACATCCGTGGTCTACCCAGTTCAAGAATGGGGGACAGAGTACTACATCTTCACTCCCAAAGGGACTCCCCTGGAAACCTTCAAAGAGTTTTCTATCACCAACCACAAGAACCAAAACTCAGTCGAGATTTACCTGAAGGCAAACGTACGTTTCCACAGGCGTCTGTATCAAGCAGGGAGCAAGCTGACCTTCAACCTTGAGCCGTTTGAGAGCATTCAGATTCAAAGCGTTGATGACCTCACAGGTTGCAGGGTAGTCTCAAAGCAGCCAGTAGCAGTATCCACAGGACATACCTGTACATTTAAGTTTACTTCATGTGACCATGTGTATGAGCAGCTCCTCCCTGTAAACAGCTGGGGAAAGGAATTCATCATTGCACCCCTGCCCTACCATGAGGACCCCAAACGATATGACAGTGTCTTCATCCAAGCATCTCAGGCAACCAACATCCAGGTGAACAATGGAGGTAAAGCTATGACTCTGCCAATGCTTCCTGGTCAGAAAATTGAGCTGTTTTCCCAATGGCCCAATCCCATACACTTGACGGCTGACAAAGGCATCCAAGTCCTTTTTGAGTTCAACGGGGGGCCTGATCATACAAACCCAGCTTATGATCCCTTCCTCATGACCATTCTACCGACAAGTAATTTTAGTACCTCATACTCTTTGGAGGGGCAAGCTGACTTCACCAACATGGCTGTTATCATAGCTCGTAGCCAGGACCTGGGTGGTTTAACGCTAGACCAGGTCCCTATGGCCAGTGACATTAGCTGGAAacaggtgggagagagtgagtacTCATGGGCAGATATCTCTTATGGCAGGGGTGCTGGGTTCCACCAGATAGCCCACCCCAACTCTCCATTTGGCGTCTATAGTATTGGCGTGGTTGCTGCCACTGGATATGGATCTTCTGCCTCTGCTAGTCAACCAG AGAAGCTTGAGTGCAGCCAAATGACATGTCAAAAGGACGAAGAGTGTCAAATGAAGGACAACAACCCAATTTGTGTAAAAAAGCCTCCAGTTCTTCCCCCAGGCACCTGCTGGGCCATGGGTGACCCTCACTACCGTTCATTTGACGGCCACTACTACAACTTCATGGGCAACTGCACTTACACAATGGCCAAGAACTGTCACGTGGATGAGGGGCATCCAGCATTTGAAGTGGAGGCTAAGAATGCCAAAAAGGGAAACTCAATTGTTACGTTTGTTGCCAAGATTATTATTAATGTCTACGGATACACAATCACTGTAGTTCGCTCTGAGTTCGGCCTTGTGAGG ATGGATTACATGTTATGGAATCTGCCAATCACCCTGAACAATGGCAAACTGAAGATATACCAGAGCGGTCTCTCCGTTGTCTTGGAAACTGACTTTGGTCTGACAGTGCAGTACGACTGGCAACAGCATCTTGTCGTGACAGTGCCAGGCAGCTTTGCAGGCAGGACCTGCGGCTTGTGCGGTAACTTTAACGGCAAAAATGAGGATGACCTAACCTTACCTGATGGTTCTCCCGCCAATAATCCAACGGCCTTGGGAAAGAGCTGGAGAGTCCCGGGCTCTGCAGATGACGCCTACTGTCGGGATGAGTGCGTGGGGCAGTGTGACCAGTGTAACAATGGATTTTTCGAGCACATGGCAGATAAGGTCTTCTGTGGTACGCTCTCACTCATTATGGAAGGCCCATTCAAAGATTGCAAAGCTGTCATCGAGCCAAAGGTGTACCGTGAGAACTGCATGTTTGATGTGTGCATGGGCGAGGGCATGAAGAACTTCCTCTGCAACACCCTACAGGTCTACAGCGATGCCTGCCAGAGAGAAGGCGTCAAAATTCACGACTGGAGGCGTATTGCCCATTGTC CTGACCCCACATGCCCAGAAAACAGCCACTATGAGCAGTGTGGAAGTCCGTGTGCTGCCACGTGTGAGAATCAAAACGGTCCTTCCACGTGCAAAGGCTATTGTGTGGAGACCTGTGCCTGTGACGATGGCTTCCTACGTAGCGGCAACAAGTGTGTGCCCAAGTCTCAATGTGGCTGCCAGTACAAAGGTCACTATGTGACGGCCGGCGCATCCTTCTGGGGGGATGACCGCTGCCTTCAGAGGTGCACCTGCAGCCCAAGCAACAACCAG gtGACGTGTGTTTCGTTCAGCTGCGGAGTGAATGAGCAGTGTGCTGTGAAGAACGGAATCAGAACCTGCGTGCCAGAAGGACAGGGAGTGTGCTCCATCTCAGGCGACCCACATTACAGAACCTTTGACAACACCACCTACGACTTCCAGGGCACCTGCACCTACACGGCTGCTCAAGGCTGCCACCTAGAGGGCACTCGCCTTACTCCCTTCACCGTAGCGGTAGAGAATGAGAAGTGGTATGGAATGTCGTCCGATCCACGAGTGTCTGTAGCAAAGCTTGTGGCTGTTGAAGTTTATGGCAATACCCTCATCCTGCATAGAAATCAGATTGGAATGATAATG GTGAATGGCGTCATGAATACCCTCCCTCTTAATCTAAATGACGGAGCAATACAGGCTTATCAAGATGGCACTTATGATGTCATCATCACAGATTTTGGCCTGAAAGTTACCTATGACCTGGTCTACCACATCACCGTCACTGTGCCTGGCAACTACCGAGGCAAGACCTGTGGCCTGTGCGGCAACTTCAACAACGACAACAAAGATGATTTCCAGCTTCCCGACGGGAAAGCAGCCAAAAACCTTCTGACCTTTGGGGCGGCCTGGAAGGTGGGTGTTCCTGGGGTGGTCTGTGAAGACGGCTGCAGCGGAGATCAATGTCCCAAATGCGACGACAAGAAGAAGGTCGTGTTTGAGAAAGACTGCAGCATCATAACGAATTCTAATGGTCCCTTCGCCGCCTGTCACGCCAGGATAGACCCCGCCTCTTACTTCAGAGACTGCGTTTAcgatgtgtgtctgtctaaagGAGACCGCCACGTTCTGTGTCACAGCATATCCGCCTACACGATTGACTGCCAGAACCTTGGGGTGAACATCAAAGAATGGAGAACAACCACCTTTTGTC CCTTGAACTGCCCTGCTAACAGCCACTACCAGGTGTGCTCCGAGATCTGCGCTACCCCATGTCCCGGCCTGTCAGACACCATCACCTGCCCCACCACCTGCGCTGAGGGCTGTGCTTGCAATCCAGGCCACTACTTCAATGGGACTGGATGTGTTATCCCAGATCAGTGCAGCTGCTATTACAAAGGACTCACCTACAAG ATTGGGGAGTCTATCCTGTCAAAGGACTGCCAGGAGCTGTGCACTTGTACCGCTGATAGTGGGATTCAGTGTCAAAAACAGAAGTGCCAGAGTAATGAAAGATGTCAAGTGCGGAATGCCGTGAGGGGCTGCTTCCCCCAACAGTGCGTCATGGAGACCGGCGGATTGTTCACTATATTCGGTGGGACGAATGGATTTGTGACGGCATCTGGAGCCTATGAGGTTGTGAAAGCATGCGACGGTGGTCTGGTAGCCGAGTGGTTCAGAGTGGTGGTGAAGATGGAGGCGTGTGGAAACACCGGGGTGAAGAGGGTGGTGGCTGTGTATGTCTTCTTTGATGATCTCATGATCTCTGTTAACAACAAACATGAGACTTGG GTCAACGGTAGAACTGGCACTCTGCCCGGTCTATACAAGAATGAGATTTCAGTCAAGGTGTTGGAAAAAACACTGGTCATTGAGAAGGTATCTGGCCTGCGGGTGTCCTACAGCCTGTCTGAGGAAATCTCAATCACTGTCAGTAAGAACATGGTGAACAAGGTGTGTGGGGCTTGTGGGAAACTGGCAGCCATCAGTAACGACAACATGCAGCTGTCCATGCAGGAATACATCGCCTCTTGGATAGCACCTGACTTCCCCACCTG tgggcTGTAA
- the LOC124466911 gene encoding IgGFc-binding protein-like, with product MLIGSWVGTFSNLSLGHQYAHTPAIHTVMGTFVTTLAALLLGGLCSAGPGVFPPQTSAMCMVSGDPHYLTFDGQNFDFKGTCVYQMASVCHNNDDLEPFGVVVQNDNQDKKVGSVTKLVKVHVYGYTIVISKEHPGLVMINGELNNLPVMLYNNKLQLYKSGWFAVIASDFGVKVSYDWDSVSFVTVPSKYAGAMCGMCGNYNHRPDDDLQMKDGRQAASAEELGQSWTMATIPGCVNGCIGPCPDCNITQRDLYATNKYCGIISNVTGPFRDCHAEVDPAGFFQNCLYDVCLYQGSKDMQCKTLTAYTAACQEKGATVYSWRTADFCASQCKEGSHYELCASSCSLSCQTLNTSAGCQAPCREGCFCDSGFVLSGDQCVPLAQCGCQYLGRYYKNGQVFYPNGLCQQECTCNSTVKCVEFTCGPYENCAVKNGVRSCQPEGKGLCSISGDPHYNTFDNNTYDFQGTCTYIAAQGCYLEGTRLTPFTVAVENEKWYGMSSDPRVSVAKLVAVEVYGITLTLHKNEIGMVMLNGIMVNIPLTILNGTVQVYQEGLYDVIATDFGLKVTYDLVYKVTITVPGNYHGKTCGLCGNFNDNKEDEFQLPNGSLTKDLLTFGAAWKVIVPGVVCEDGCSGDQCPQCDMTNKPVFEKDCSIITDANGPFAVCHKVINPDSYYRDCVFDTCMAMGNRIMLCNSINAYMSDCQNFGVNILKWRTPTFCPFSCPANSHYQVCAETCSSPCPGLSNAISCPSTCAEACACDSGFYFNGTGCVGLEQCSCYSDGHTFKIGETLMTEDCFGVYTCQVSGVVLFQSVTCKTEESCGVKRGVRGCHPKQCQIQSGGMFTPFDGQSGHVTASGSFELVNVCNQSLVSEWFSVVVTLEEENTALKDMVVLYVFFKDVVISVSDKHEVQVNGKKMTLPSLIQNNISVKMFDKTLFIERKSNLQVSLSPSLETTVAVSDNIAGKMCGACGRLFPSGAMFRTSRNTILTALLQTREFTYTQQYMSDWIARDIPQ from the exons ATGCTGATTGGCTCTTGGGTGGGAACCTTTAGCAATTTAAGCCTTGGCCACCAGTATGCCCACACACCAGCAATCCATACAG TCATGGGGACTTTTGTGACTACCCTTGCAGCTCTACTTTTGGGTG GACTGTGTTCAGCAGGACCAGGTGTTTTCCCACCTCAGACTAGTGCCATGTGCATGGTGTCTGGAGACCCCCACTACTTGACCTTCGACGGACAAAACTTTGATTTCAAGGGCACCTGTGTGTACCAGATGGCCAGCGTCTGCCACAACAATGATGATTTGGAGCCTTTTGGTGTTGTAGTGCAGAATGACAACCAGGATAAGAAGGTGGGCTCCGTCACCAAGCTGGTGAAGGTCCATGTCTACGGATATACCATCGTCATAAGCAAGGAGCACCCAGGGCTTGTCATG ATAAATGGTGAGCTGAACAACCTCCCAGTGATGCTGTATAACAACAAACTACAGCTGTACAAGAGTGGCTGGTTTGCAGTGATCGCGAGTGACTTTGGTGTGAAAGTCTCTTATGACTGGGACAGTGTGTCCTTCGTCACTGTTCCCAGCAAGTACGCAGGCGCCATGTGCGGCATGTGTGGCAACTACAACCACAGACCAGACGACGACCTCCAGATGAAAGACGGGAGGCAGGCGGCCTCGGCCGAAGAGCTGGGTCAGAGCTGGACAATGGCCACCATTCCTGGCTGCGTCAATGGCTGCATAGGCCCCTGCCCTGACTGTAACATCACTCAGAGAGATCTGTACGCCACCAACAAGTACTGCGGCATCATCAGTAATGTAACAGGCCCCTTCCGCGACTGTCACGCCGAGGTCGACCCCGCCGGTTTCTTCCAGAACTGCCTGTATGATGTGTGTCTCTACCAGGGCAGCAAGGACATGCAGTGCAAGACTCTTACTGCTTACACGGCTGCCTGTCAGGAGAAAGGGGCCACTGTCTACTCCTGGAGGACTGCTGACTTTTGTG CTTCCCAGTGCAAAGAAGGCAGTCACTATGAGCTTTGTGCCAGCAGCTGCTCTTTGTCATGCCAGACTTTGAACACATCGGCTGGCTGCCAGGCTCCCTGTAGAGAGGGATGTTTCTGCGATAGTGGCTTTGTCCTTAGCGGAGACCAGTGTGTGCCCCTTGCCCAGTGCGGTTGTCAGTATCTGGGCAGATACTACAAAAATGGACAGGTCTTCTACCCTAATGGACTCTGCCAGCAAGAATGCACTTGTAATAGCACG GTGAAATGTGTTGAATTCACTTGTGGACCATATGAAAATTGTGCTGTGAAGAACGGAGTCAGATCTTGCCAGCCAGAAGGAAAGGGATTGTGCTCCATCTCAGGTGACCCACATTACAATACCTTTGACAACAACACCTACGACTTCCAAGGCACCTGCACCTACATTGCTGCTCAAGGCTGCTACCTAGAGGGCACTCGCCTTACTCCCTTCACCGTAGCGGTAGAGAATGAGAAGTGGTATGGAATGTCGTCCGATCCACGAGTGTCTGTAGCAAAGCTTGTGGCTGTTGAAGTTTATGGAATCACCTTAACTCTGCACAAGAACGAAATTGGAATGGTCATG TTAAATGGAATCATGGTGAATATTCCTTTGACAATCCTCAATGGTACAGTGCAGGTTTATCAGGAGGGTTTGTATGATGTAATTGCGACAGACTTTGGTCTGAAAGTCACCTATGACCTGGTCTATAAAGTCACCATCACCGTGCCTGGCAACTACCACGGCAAGACCTGTGGCTTGTGTGGAAACTTCAATGACAACAAAGAAGATGAATTCCAGCTTCCAAACGGGAGCTTAACCAAGGACCTTCTGACCTTCGGGGCGGCCTGGAAGGTGATTGTTCCTGGGGTGGTCTGTGAAGATGGCTGCAGCGGAGATCAATGTCCCCAATGTGACATGACCAATAAgcctgtgtttgagaaagactGCAGCATCATTACAGATGCTAATGGTCCCTTTGCCGTCTGTCACAAAGTCATAAACCCAGACTCTTACTACAGAGACTGCGTCTTTGATACCTGTATGGCAATGGGAAACCGTATCATGCTTTGTAACAGCATCAACGCATACATGTCGGACTGCCAGAACTTTGGGGTAAACATCTTGAAATGGAGAACACCAACTTTTTGTC CTTTCTCCTGTCCGGCTAACAGCCATTACCAGGTCTGCGCTGAGACATGTTCATCTCCATGTCCCGGACTCTCAAACGCCATCTCTTGCCCATCCACCTGCGCTGAAGCCTGTGCCTGTGACTCAGGATTCTACTTCAATGGCACAGGCTGCGTGGGCTTGGAACAATGCAGCTGTTACTCTGACGGACATACTTTCAAG ATTGGGGAAACCTTGATGACAGAAGACTGTTTTGGGGTCTATACCTGCCAAGTATCTGGAGTGGTCCTGTTTCAGTCTGTGACTTGCAAGACTGAGGAGAGCTGTGGGGTCAAGAGGGGCGTGCGAGGCTGTCATCCCAAACAGTGTCAGATTCAGTCTGGTGGAATGTTCACACCTTTcgatggacagagcggccacgtCACAGCTTCAGGGTCCTTTGAGTTAGTGAACGTGTGTAACCAGAGTCTGGTGTCTGAGTGGTTCAGTGTGGTGGTGACACTAGAGGAGGAGAACACTGCCCTCAAAGACATGGTTGTCTTGTATGTCTTCTTCAAAGATGTGGTCATAAGTGTCAGTGACAAGCATGAGGTTCAG GTCAATGGCAAGAAGATGACCCTGCCCAGTTTGATACAAAATAACATTTCAGTGAAAATGTTTGACAAAACTCTGTTTATTGAGAGAAAGTCAAACCTGCAGGTGTCCCTCAGTCCCTCTCTGGAGACCACAGTTGCAGTCAGTGACAACATAGCAGGCAAGATGTGTGGTGCTTGTGGAAGGCTCTTTCCTTCTGGAGCCATGTTCCGTACCTCCAGGAACACCATCCTCACCGCTCTCCTTCAGACCAGAGAGTTTACTTACACACAGCAGTACATGTCTGATTGGATAGCCAGAGACATCCCTCAATGA
- the LOC124466913 gene encoding phosphatidylinositol 4-phosphate 5-kinase type-1 alpha-like, translating into MATAEVLSGPSGSGTRKMASLEGLGSPSSSQTMKKTIGHRGIDPTGETTYKKTTSSALKGAIQLGITHTVGSLTQKPERDVLMQDFEVVESIFFPGEGSNLTPAHHYSDFRFKTYAPIAFRYFREMFGIRPDDYLYSLCNDPLIELSNSGASGSIFYVSSDDEFIIKTVQHKEAEFLQKLLPGYFMNLNQNKRTLLPKFYGLYCVQAGGKNIRIAVMNNLLPRAVKMHLKYDLKGSTCKRRASAKERAKAVPTCKDLDFIQDRPDGLLLEPDNYNALCKTIQRDCLLLQSFKIMDYSLLVGIHNLEQACREKGSEEAPGATDQRRPPCQKSLYCTAIEAIQGEARGKAHLETEDHMGGIPARNSKGERMLVFIGIIDILQSYRFVKKLEHSWKALVHDGDTVSVHRPGFYAERFQKFMCNTVFKKIPLKTSPSKKSRTQSALRRANTAASGPTSPAQDVSSTARGPLYGSTEIQTETEGDSGMQSGRPDLLMKTQEQDDVARNSTDITHSNTSLGSAGPAPSPPPVRSVGVEVHKSASTNQEPACTSKSVGTLEECIGGEDIVSLSDIIPQASTCY; encoded by the exons ATGGCCACTGCAGAGGTCTTATCGGGTCCCTCTG GCTCAGGGACTCGGAAGATGGCTTCTTTAGAG GGTCTAGGGTCCCCTAGTTCATCTCAAACCATGAAGAAGACGATAGGTCATCGTGGAATTGATCCTACTGGGGAGACCACATACAAGAAG ACCACCTCTTCAGCCCTGAAAGGTGCCATTCAGCTGGGCATTACCCACACAGTGGGCAGCTTAACCCAGAAACCTGAGCGAGACGTTCTCATGCAAGACTTTGAAGTAGTGGAGAGCATCTTCTTCCCcgg TGAGGGCAGTAACCTGACCCCGGCCCACCACTACAGTGACTTCAGGTTCAAGACATACGCTCCCATCGCCTTCCGCTACTTCCGAGAGATGTTTGGCATCCGCCCTGATGACTACCTG TACTCGCTGTGTAACGATCCGCTGATTGAGCTGTCTAACTCTGGAGCCAGTGGGTCCATCTTCTACGTGTCCAGTGATGACGAGTTCATCATCAAGACAGTGCAGCACAAAGAGGCAGAGTTCTTGCAGAAATTGCTTCCTGGCTACTTTATG AATCTGAACCAGAACAAGCGGACGCTGCTGCCTAAGTTTTACGGGCTGTACTGTGTCCAGGCGGGCGGGAAGAACATCCGCATTGCCGTCATGAACAATCTGCTTCCCCGGGCTGTGAAAATGCACCTCAAATACGATCTGAAGGGCTCCACCTGCAAGAGACGAGCCTCGGCCAAGGAGAGGGCGAAGGCCGTGCCCACCTGCAAAGACCTGGACTTCATCCAGGACCGACCTGACGGACTGCTGCTTGAGCCTGATAACTACAATGCTCTCTGCAAGACCATTCAGAGGGACTGCCTG CTGCTTCAGAGCTTCAAGATCATGGACTACAGCCTGCTGGTGGGCATCCACAACTTGGAGCAGGCGTGTCGGGAGAAGGGCAGCGAAGAGGCTCCGGGGGCCACCGACCAGAGGAGGCCACCGTGCCAGAAGTCGCTTTACTGCACCGCCATAGAGGCCATCCAGGGGGAGGCGAGGGGCAAAGCACACCTAGAAACTGAAGACCA CATGGGAGGTATTCCAGCACGTAACTCGAAGGGGGAGAGGATGCTGGTGTTTATTGGCATCATTGACATTCTGCAGTCCTACAG GTTTGTGAAGAAACTGGAGCACTCCTGGAAAGCTCTGGTTCATGATGGG gACACAGTGTCTGTTCACAGGCCAGGTTTCTACGCAGAGCGCTTTCAGAAGTTCATGTGCAACACTGTCTTCAAGAAGATCCCAC tGAAGACTTCCCCGTCAAAGAAGAGCCGGACCCAGAGTGCCCTCCGCAGGGCCAACACAGCCGCCTCCGGACCTACTTCTCCAGCTCAGGACGTCAGCAGCACGGCCAGGGGCCCTCTGTACGGCAGCACAGAGATACAGACCGAAACGGAAGGAGACAGTG GCATGCAGTCAGGACGCCCTGACCTGCTTATGAAGACCCAGGAGCAGGATGATGTTGCCCGTAACTCAACAGATATCACCCACTCCAACACTTCTCTGGGAAGCGCTGGGCctgctccctcacctccccctgtcag GTCTGTTGGAGTGGAGGTGCACAAGTCAGCCAGCACCAACCAGGAGCCTGCTTGCACCTCCAAGAG TGTTGGGACACTGGAGGAATGCATTGGTGGAGAGGACATCGTCTCATTGAGTGACATCATTCCACAGGCAAGCACCTGTTAT TGA
- the LOC124466919 gene encoding extracellular matrix protein 1-like, which yields MNRTKKQQTCRIMGLAGCLAGSWLLVLLALNCPTLGDTEDVVLDYPLPQEPDVSFPPAYPSPQNIDAICKNGDYRRRYPPSYFPPSGYSHFRRRGTAINRLESWYNMCCHGNVPKDDNQNLCCAQQAWHQALFQFCEDEFAIKTVAYPCCRIKGDRRWICFKTQASSTYQAFPGYQAPAQLPQEPDFIWNPDQCLHDE from the exons ATGAACAGAACAAAGAAGCAACAGACTTGTAGAATCATGGGTTTGGCTGGATGTTTGGCGGGGTCTTGGTTACTTGTACTACTGGCTCTCAATTGTCCAACGCTTGGAG ACACCGAGGATGTTGTCCTTGACTATCCCCTGCCCCAGGAGCCTGACGTTTCTTTCCCGCCAGCTTATCCTTCACCTCAGAATATTGATGCCATATGCAAAAATGGAGATTACCGTCGTCGGTACCCCCCTAGCTACTTCCCCCCCTCTGGTTACAGTCATTTTCGCCGTCGTGGAACAGCCATCAACCGCTTGGAGTCTTGGTACAATATGTGTTGCCATGGAAATGTCCCAAAGGATGACAACCAGAACCTGTGCTGTGCCCAGCAAGCT TGGCATCAAGCCCTTTTCCAGTTCTGTGAAGATGAGTTCGCCATCAAGACCGTCGCATACCCATGCTGTAGGATAAAAGGAGATAGGAGATGGATCTGCTTTAAAACGCAGGCTTCAAGCACCTATCAAGCCTTCCCTGGCTACCAGGCTCCAGCACAGCTCCCCCAGGAACCTGACTTCATCTGGAACCCAGACCAATGCCTGCATGATGAATAG